CTTCTCCACTTCTGCTGCCTCAGAACCCCTGGAGCAGCTTCTAGTAGACTAGGCCCTGCCTCCAAAGAACCAGGCTCCACCTTCTTAGTCCCAATTTGGGTAGGCAAACTGCCACCAGCTTCTTTCAGGTGGATTTTTAACTTGACTCGACCCTGGATCTCATAGTGGGTGTGGCTATGGATCCTCCTGGACCTGCTAGAGTGGCTTTACAGAGAGGTTTAAAATTACctttaatagcaataataataatagggatGATGCCATACTGATCTACAAAGCATTCAGGGTGGGGTGGCCCTCAGGGGAAAAACTGAGCTGATCAGGCAGGAGATTGACAAGGGCAACAACAACCTAGGAGTCCCCAAACCAGAGCCTTGTCCCATTTTCTAAGTGTACGACTGTGTGTGTGTCCATATAAGATCTATGTGTcagatctttttctcttccttacccAAAATCCAACTGGGTTAAACAAGGGACACAAGGAAGGATCTCAagcctcctttctccttctctgggCTACAGAGACTCCatgctctctcctctttctcaatCCCTCCAGTTGCACTGACTCAGTGAGCAGCTTGGACAGTCGTTGTGACTGCAAGGCTGGCGCTGCACCAGGCTGTCGGCGTCCAGAAATACAGGGCCCACAGACTCCCCTGTCACTTCTCGCCTGCGCTCCTGCACTCCCTGCTGACACTGGCAGCTCCACGGACTCCAGGGGCCCAGAGGCAATTCTTCTGgctctgggggaaaaaaggattGTTCATCTAGGGAGTCTGAGCTTAGGCAGGGCTTTCTCCTCAGCCTGAGATTTCCGGGCTTGGGAGGGATGTTTGCCAATTTGCCAAGCCACTTGAATTGAGTAAGAGGACCAGGGGGTGAATCTAGGCAGATTTCATGTGGTTTGGGGGTGATTGAAATCTTtgctatgggggcagctgggcaactcagtggagagagagcagagcctagagatggggggaggccctgggttcaaatatgacctcagacacttcctagctgtgtgatcctgggcaagtcacttaacccccattgcctagttagtttttactgatcttctgcctgggaaccgatacagtattgaatctaaaacGGACAGTAAAGGCTATTTTTACAAAATCTCTGCTAAGTGATAAGGGGATGAGGAGTATTGTATAAGTGATTCTGAGTTTACTGACAGTAAACCTGAGCGTGTTCctcacccttcccccaccccctgaaAATTCCTTGAGTTACTGCTGCTCATTGCTCTGTAACATCTGAGGAGGGCATATCTGTAGGGCCCTGGGGGTCGAGGAATCTCAACCCCTTACCCAGTTCTCTCTCCCAAGTATCTCCTGAGCCTTGCTCTCCGAAATAGTGATAGTCCTGGTCCAGACAGGTTGGGGGCCAGGCCAGAAGGAAAAGCAGGAGCAACCTCAGCTGCAGCCTGGCCATTCACGGTCAACGCTTCCTCTCATCAGTAGCATCTCCTTAACCGCTGTTAGCCGCTGTCCAAGCATTCTCCCAGCGCTCCGTTATCCGAGCTGCCTTGCAGGGGGGTCGGGcgagaagaggggaagagggggagagaaaacatCGCGAGTCCCCGCCCCTTCAGCTTCAGGGTGATCTGGCTTCTGGCCCTTGCCCCCACCCCATACCCCCTACGACGCATCAGTAGGCCCGCCCAGGCGTGTCTCGCCCGCCCTCAGCAGCGCTCCCGTACGCCCCTCCCTCCTACTcctcctctgcccccccccccacggtCTGACTCTAGGTGGTACAGGCCGCGGATAAAAGGAGCGGGCGGAGGCCACTCGAGTGGTACTTTTGGTTTTCCTACTGCTGTGGCTGCGGTCTGGGAGCACGCGCTGCCGGTCTTTGTAGGCTTGGAGCCCGCCCCCCTTTGCAGGTACTGTACGGTGCAGTGCGACGCGGCTCGGTGCGGTAATGTACAATACGGTGCTGCTCAATCCGGGATGGGCCAGGGCTAGGCTAGGGGAGAGGAAAGCAAAAGAGGCAGTCTGCGAGTCCCCTTTTTTCAGCTAGATTGTGTTCCATCCTGGTGCCAATCTCCCCCTGCACGGAACAAGAAACCCCGCCCCCTTCCTCTAGATCGCAGCCTTTGTTCGGTTGTGGGGATTAGGAACGAAACCCAGGTGAACCCCCCTCCTCATACCCCCCCCCACTCAACAGTGCCACTGAGCCTTGGGCCTTAAGGGGGGATCTAGGTATCTCTTTGCTCCTTTTCTGAAGGCCTGGCTCAGCCTGAATCTGGGTCCTGGGAGGAGGTGGAAGAGCCTGCAGCCTGTGCCCGGGTGCCCAGACCTGTTTCactggtggggtgggggcagcgCGGAGGAGACAGGAAGACTGGATGTGAATTGCCCCTTTCTCTGTGGGCATAGCCTAGTCTGGCCTATGTGTACCCAAGGCCCttggaggaggggggaagggggggctgCATGTGACCATCTTTGTCTGACCCACGTGCCCAGCCTTGCCTGGAaaagggagtgggggaagggaggtagTGCTGGGTTGCACAGCCGGGGGGAAATGCGGATCAGGTGTCCTAGTTGACCCTAAGGAGAAATCTTTTCTTCAGTCATGTCCTCTGGAAATGCTTACATTGGAAAACCAGCCCCCGACTTCCATACCACTGCTGTAGTGGATGGAGCTTTCAAGGAGGTGAAGCTATCTGACTATGAAGGTGAGAGAACAGCCTTAGAATCTGGGGACACTGGGACCTTCACTTTTTCTGCAGGATGGAGGCCAGGGTGTGAGGAGGAATTCCATCACCTGGagagtggggaggagggggagggaggcccCAGCACTAGCACCTGTTTCTCACTCCTTTTGTTCTTACTGCTTTAGGGAAGTATCTGATCATCTTTTTCTATCCCCTGGACTTCACGTTTGTGTGCCCCACTGAGATCATCGCCTTCAGTGACAGGGTCTCTGATTTCCATCAGCTGGGCTGTGAAGTTCTTGGTGTGTCTGTGGATTCCCAGTTCACTCATCTGGCCTGGTAGGATTCTTGACTAGGAGGATTGGGATGGAGAAGGGATCCTGCCCTATCTACTTCTCCTACCACTCATGAGTAGGCACTGAAGGGTCCCTGGCTGATGCCTCATTTTCTTTGCTATAAAATATCCCATGCCCCTGTCACTACTCTTGAATCAGGACAAAATGGTTCCCAAAGATGAGTTGCCAGGATCCCTTTGTGGTAattggaactggaagggactttggagggcATTTCATTTAGGCTTTAAGAAGAAAATAGCTGTAAGGAGGTTAAGAGCAATGGTTACTGATCTCCCAAGTATCACAGCTGGTGCTTGAATTCAGGTTATTAGACATTGGGTCCAGCTGTTACTTGTTTCCATCATGCCAGGCTGTAATTTCTGTTCCATCTTCCTCAGAAACTTGGAGCAgcatcttcctcctccccctctttccaCTCCTTTCTGGGTGTGGTAGGTTTAGGCTTTGACAGCCTTGCCTGCAACCCCTTTATCACCTGCTCTGGCCCCTTTGATCCACCCTTATCTACCATtctgggtgggtggatgggtgggggTCAGGGAGGAGCCAGCTGGGCAAAGTTGAGAATGGCTCTTCGAATACTGAGAAAGGTGGCCcttttggggggaaagggagggcaCAAAGGAGAAGCAGGGGAGTAACCTGGAAACATCTTGCtattttccccaaaaaggatcaatACTCCTCGAAAAGAGGGTGGCCTGGGACCTTTGAAAATCCCCCTGCTGGCAGATGTAACTAGAAACCTTGCTCGAGATTATGGGGTTCTGAAGGAGGATGAAGGCATTGCCTACAGGtatggggggtgtgtgtgtgtgaagaatcTGTAATTATGTCCCACTCTGCTCCTGATCCTCAATGACATAAGATTCTCCATTCTGAATTGTTCTTAATTTTTGTCACTATCACTTTTATAGTCATGAAAACAACAGTCTTTTGACCATGTAGAAACAGCAGAAAgtagagccaggcctaaagataggagatcctaggttctaATTtggtcacagacacttcctagctgtgtgaccctgggcaagtgacttgagtCTCTCCtgattttctgctttggaaccaatatacagtattggttctacaacagaaggtaaggggtttttaaaaagagacagaaacagcagAAAGCAGGAAGGTTTTAGAACTTGATGGGACATTAGAGGTCATATTGTCAAATCTCATTTTGCAGGGGCAGAAACTGAGttatagagaggttaaatgacttgtcacatAAATACAGAGCTAGAATTCAGATTTGGTGGGGTAGATTGTAAAAGCCAGATTTACTTCCCCAAAAGGAAGTGAAGCCTCAGCCCTTACAGATGTGGCAGGAGAATGGGTTTGGAATGAAAATCTAGTCTTCTTTCTACTGTATAAGTTGTTATGTTTTCCCTGTCTGTTTACCCAGGGGCTTATTTATTATTGATGCAAAGGGAATTGTCCGGCAAATCACTGTCAATGACCTGCCTGTTGGGCGCTCAGTGGATGAGACTTTGAGGCTAGTGCAAGCATTCCAGTACACAGATGAGCATGGGGAAGGTGAGCCTTGTATATTTATTCTCCATCCTACCCCCACTCCTAATTACGTGTGTTTTATGTTTCCTCCTCCCTAGGTAGCTACTCTAGGCACACCCTGAGGCCTGAGCTGATCTCCCTTCCAGCTTTGGACAAAGGGCTGGGATACCTGTCTCTTGCCCCTTAccacttgttttctttttctccccctcacAGTATGCCCTGCAGGCTGGAAGCCTGGAGGAGACACTATCAAGCCCAATGTGGAGGATAGCAAGGAGTATTTCTCTAAGAACAACTAGGCAAGAAGTGCTGCTGCTTTCTTTGCTCCGGTGGCAAACCTCAAGATGGTGAAGGAGGCTTCTGCCCCTCCTGGGTAGTGGCCCTTGCCCCAAATCCCGTCTTAATCTCTTCCTCCTTATGGAGGGGCATgtatgggaggggaggaaggggccTGTGTCTAATAAATTCTCTGGTAAAATCAAACGTACCATTGGGAGTGTTTGTAGTTGGGCTCTGAATTCTCTGTTCTTTAGCTTAGCCTAGCACACAATTGAATTAATAAGCTGTGCTGTATTTCTGTGGGCCTGGTAATGTGCCTGGGTGCTGGAGTGAGAAGAGGCTCTCTCCAAGAGTTTACGAATTGGTACCCTCATCTGGGATTCTTTTTTCTGTCCATCCTGACCCAAGTAGCCAAACCACGTGAATAAAGAAGGGCAGGGCCTTTAGACACCTGATTTATGCAGCTCTTACATTTTGCCACCAGAGGGTGGCCTTGCCTCAAGCTTCCTCAGTTGGGGAGCACAGGAGGGGAAAAATGACTTGTAGAGGAGCTTCATTGAATGGCAGAGTGGAGAGATGAATGAATGTTTGGGGTCTTGTGAGTCTGGGGTAGAATTTCTTTAAGAGAAGTTGAGGGTGGAGTGGTGTACTGCTAGGCCTGGACAGTCTATAACTCGGACCATGAGTTTGGGCTCTGGGATGAAATCAGGAATTTTAGGGACTGGTTTTCTTaccaggagagggaagggagaacaaGCATTGTTCTCCAGGAGAAACTCCCCCTGCAGTGTCTCAAAGAAAATCGCCCCCCTACCCTTGCTCTGTGACCAGGAGAAAATTACCCCCTTTCCCCTGCTATGTACCCTTCCTATTTCCCAGGGTTTCTGCTACATTTGAAGGGAGAGAtgttgttgggggaggggggtgtatAAGGCACCAGCCCAAGTCAGTTATTCCTTCAGCTGAAGAGGCTTTTAGGGCCTTGGCTAGAAGCCTCCCTTAAGATATCATAACCCTTTCTTGAGACTACATTTCTAAAGAGTAGACCTGCCTCAATCCCTTCCTAAGATGTAGGaaaggaattgggggggggggggtcctgggggCAGTACAACTGGCCCCTAGTTCTCTGAAACCTCAATAATATACCTACCCTACTTTCCTGTGATTGGTACCTGTGGGGGGAGGGCAGACCAGGGAACTAGGCATCAAGGATTTCTTGGGATCCTGTCCAGACCTCAGTCCACAGTGGGAAGAGAAACTGCCTCTAGGGTCATCAGAGATTGCTCCCTAACACCTTCCTGACTCTTATCGGGTCTCTTCCCCTCTCTACCATTCAAGTGCCAGGCACTTACCTCAATCCAaggtttgggggaagggggagtgtTGCAGTCCTGGGCATAACTGCTAGAGAAGATAGGTAGCCGCCTGTATGTCTAGTCTATTAGgttcccttttcccccctccccctatcCCAGGTGCTAGGCCTGCCCTGCCTGAGCCCCAGGCTGGGGGAGTGGGCGAGGCTGCATCGGCGCCTGTCGCTGGTGGGGCACCGAGGAGCCGACAGGGCATGACCAGACCTGGACGCCCTGGCATGGGAAGCTGGCACCACCCACCACCTGGGACTAAGGCGGGTGTGGGAAGGCGTACACACTGGAGGCAATCACCACCCTTTCTGGTCAGCCTGGCATTGGAGGGCcccgcctcccctcccccagtcccAGGCTGGCTTCAGGGTCGGTCCTGGCAGACGGGTTAAGGCGCCAGGCTGGGGGCGGGGGAGGAGGGCAGCAGACTGGACTTCTTTGCCACAGAACCTAACAGGTTCCCTGACGCTGTGCATTCCGTGTTTGATCCTTGGGACACCGCGTGTAACACCACAGACTCTGTCTTCCCAGCTCTGAATCCCGCCCATTGCCACAGGGGAGGGGGGTTTCCTGGCCTGGACCCCAGCCGGGGCTAGGCCGCCGCCCCACTTCTAGCTCTGGGAAAATCCCGGCCCTTCTTCCCGGTGCTCAGGGTCGGCCGGGCAACGTGGGAGGGGATTCCCGGAATAGGCCTGACCGCCGGCGCGTCACTGGGCAGAAATGGCCCATATATGGACATGACTTCCTGTGCGTCACAGGGAAAAGCCCCCTGGCGCGAGGAGCCGCGCTTGCGCAGCCAAAGGCCCACTCTAGCTCCCCTGTTGGGTCCTTTTCTCGGCAAAAGAAAGGTTTGGGTCCCGCCTCAAGGCGAGAAAAAGCCCCAACAACGTCATAGCCAGTCCCTGCGGCTTGGAACGGCCCTGGGCCACAGACTGCAGTTAGAGACACTCGAAGAGATTAATATGAGGACCTAAGAAACAGAGACCGACTGGAGAGACACAAAGACGCTACAGAGACTGAGAAAAGAGGGAcatagaaaaaaggaaactagGGCTAAGGGATCAAGACAGAAAAAACCCAAGGATTCCTACAACATACAtctggaggggggtggggggagatatggatagatagaaagactgATAAAGATAGATCTATTacagaaatagagagggagagacatcTAGGATCAGTGAGACACCCATAATAGACAGGCTCTGGAGGCAGTCAGCCGGGGCGTAGgtgctaaaccaggttgaagattCAAATGAGCCCCCACCCCATTCACAGCCCATTCCCCATCTTGTAATTAAGACGCCAGggagtaataaataataaacagtctttttttacttaaataaattcaataaaaagtcaaaacaacaaaaacacgcacaaaaatgacaaaataaactttaaaaccCAAGTGCTTGGGGAGACCGGATAGAGCCATCGGGGCAGGCAGGGTGGGCAGACTGGGATCGTCCCTTCCTAGGGGTCCCCTCCACTCCATTCCCCACCACCGCTGGGGCCATGTGCGGGCGGCGGGGCCAGCTCCGCCGCAGGGATAGAACTTCTTTCttaaatacacaaatatattatATTCAATATGAATCGGGTCTGTTtccagcagaaaaaaaaacaacaacaacaaagaccgTACAAAACAAGGAGTACAGAGGGTCGTCCCAAAGATGTGAAGGCCTAGGCCAAGGTGGGGCTTGTAAACTTCGAGATTGGAACCGATGGGtgagtaaggaaggaagggagcgaGCCGATAGGCTTGCTGGGCGGGGCCCCTCAGTCCAGTCCAGTGCCCTCCAGGTGGccctgccctcctccctcccGCGTCTCAGAGTCTGCGACCCGCCCATACCCGGGCAGAATCACGCGCGGCGGGGGCGTGAGGGGGAGAGTCAGTCACGCAGCCGGGTCCGTGGGTGGGCCGCGCGTGGGCTCAGAAGTTCTGCATCTTGACGGCCAGCAGCAGCTGGCAGCCGCTGTTGACGTGGCTCAGCACCTTCTGCTTGAGCTGCGCCACCTGTTCACGGAGAAGGCTGGCGGTGTTTGACAGCCCAGCGTTTTCGGACTTGAGCGTCTTCACCTTGTCCTCGAGTCGAGCTATGCGCTCCAGCTTCCGTTTGCGGCACTTGGTAGCAGCCAACCGGTTTCGCAGTCGTTTCCTCTCCACTTTGATGCGCTCCTGGTCCTCCATGTTGATGGGTGACACTGGTGGTGTCCCGTCCCTGCTGCGCGCCTCGGGTACCGTCTGAGGTTCCTCCTTGAAGGCCGCCAGCGGCCCCGCGCCTCCCGCAGCCCGAGCGCTCAGCCCCACCGCTGCCGGGTGGCCCCCGGGGAAGGGCGGTCCGTGTGGGAGGTAGCTGATGGTGGCAGTAGGGTAGCCGCCCGCGGCCCCTGCTCCGGCGCCCCCACTACCTCCACTGGCGCTGTAACTGGTGAGGTTGGTGTAGACAGGAGGTGGTTCAGGGCCCAGAGCCGAGGGACCATAAACACTACTAGGAGGAGCTGGGGGCCCTGCGGTCCCGGAGCTGCCACTGCTGCTGCTCAGTGACACGTTGGGGGGCGTCACGTGGTTCATCTTGTGCAGGTCGTCAAGCGCTTTGACGAAGCCATCTGCGAAACCCTCCTGCTCCTCCGTCACACTGCGTGAGTAGAAGTACTGGCCCGGCGGCGTGGGCGTTGTGGTGATGAGCCCGTTGCTGTTCTGCGCTATGAGGCGCTCCAGCTCTGGAGACGCAAGCTTCAACGAGCCCGCAGGGGCCTCGTTCTGAGGGGGAGGTGGCGGTCCCGAAAAGTAGGCGCCACCCGCGTCCTCTGGCCCCGGTCCCCTACCGTGCCCTGGCGCCTTGAGGCCGCGGTAGGGGTCAGTGGCAGCGgccagattgagagccaggttctgTTTCAGCAGCTTGTAGTCGTGGAGTCCGAGTGCGCCGGGACCTCCCCGGCCATAAGCTGCTGCCGGGTACGAGTCATCGTGGTAGAAAGGTTGTTCCATCTTCGTGCACATTCAGGCGCCCGCGCGCCTCGCCGGCTGCTCCCGGCGCCCCCCTCAGCAGGGAGGAGGAGACAGACCACTGAGGCACAGGAGATCGGATGCCTAGATGCCCTCGGGGCACGCCTTGAGAGGCTTAAGTCTGATCAGTTGCTTCTGGCTTCCGGAACGCGCCTCAGTGCTAAACCGGGGTTCCTCTGCGGTGCTGTACTCTTCCCGGACTCTTGTCTTCAGCGGCCGTCCCCACCTCCCAAAGTCGCCAGAAAATAGTGGCAAGGTTCTTGTGTTGGAAAAACAGATCTGACAGACAGCAGGCACCCAAGTCCTGGCCTGGTCCAGTCAGTTTCCTTTTCGCCGCGCCCAGTTCGCTAGCTCGCTCGGACGATCAAGGTTCTATGGCTGCCGTTCTCAAGCTCCTGTTCCGAGCCTACTGCCTTCGGACTCCCCGCTTCTTTGCCGGCCTCGCTGCGTACCCCGGAGCCTTTATACGGCAGTGGCTGCGTAAGCGATTGCTGATTGGTCGTGCAGGGAACCAGGCCCCCGCCTCCTCCCGCACCCCACTCTCCCCCTCCCCGCCCAGTATGCCGGGGCTCGgcgtggggaaggggaggaggaggctgGCGTCACTGCCAGGAAGCGCGTGTCCTTGTAAACAGCAGCGGCGGCGGGACAGGGCCGGGCAAGGACAGGGCTGGGCTGGGACTGTACTGGGATGGGCCAGGGAGATCGGGGAACTAGGGGCCGGAGTAGGGGGCTGGAAGCCCGGCGTGGGAGAAACTGGGTCTGGGAGACAGAGCTAGGAAGAGGGGCCCTAGTATACAGAGATCTAAGATATGCGGGGTTCCGATGACCAACTTGGGGAATCGGGGGCCATGAAGTTCTGAATCGAGAAGCTGCTTTAACAAGCTCCCACTGAAATTCATCTACCCCTCTACTACAGAGAGCCACCCCACCTCCTAccccccccatcccccttccCTGTCACACAATGTCTGTAACCTACTTGGAGCCTGCCTGATCCTCACATGCTAGTACCCCACCCGCACAGTCCAAAGACCCAAAGACATGCGTACTGCTTGTGTATTAGGAGGTGTACCGGAGGACCTAGAATTGAGAAGCAGgcaggttgggggtggggtggccaGGGTTATCAGTGAATTTGGAACTCCAGCTTCTGGTCATGCCCTGTAGCCCCCAACCCAAGTTCCGCTTGCCGGGACAAGGAGGGTCGAGGATGCCTGGGTTCCTATCCCAGTCTATGGGGAACTGGCACACCCACAGAATCACAGATTATCAGAGATAGAAGATATCTTGGAAATCATTaaattatcccccccccccatttattctACGGGAGGAGGAAACAAAGGAGGTAGGGacttatttgcccaaggtctcaaaGGTAGTAAGTAAGAAGCAGAGACCCGCCTAGAGCCCAAattccctgactccaagcctaaagCTTGTTTTCACCTCACTTCCTCCCCCTTGGGCTCTGGGTTGGTATCCGGGACGACTCCCCAGGGTGGTTCCGATCCCTGACTCTCTTCCTGGGAAACTTGCTTAAGAAAGAGCTAACTGCCGGAAATGTGGCAACGGGTCTGAGGAACTGGGATCTGGGAAGAGTCGGGGGGAGCAGGTACACGAACGGTTCACCCAAAGCAGGGGCAGAGATAGGACCACCTTCCTTTCCCAACTGGAAAAGGTTCAGACCTGCCTCCGAAAGTCAATGAGCCCCTTCTCTAAGCACCGCAATAGTCCAACTCTTCTGGGTATTTCCAAAATATCCGGGGTTCTGGTGGGGATGGAGGAATGCAGGAGGTTTGGACTTGGGAGAAAAGGCTACATAAgtgtttttgtcttcatttttagTCTCTTGCGCCACTAGCTGGTttgagaggggtggggggaggccaGAATAGACTAGAATTTAATTCACCTGTGAGATAgcttccctcccccaaaccccagcAGGTCTCCGAAGTCTGAGACGCAAATGGTGCCAAAGAAGTGAGAAGATGAACCCTAAATACCCTACATTCACGGGATCCCTTTAAGGGGGTTCCCAATAGAGCCCTGATTGGGGTGATATACCTTAGAGGAGGAGATGGGGGTAGGGGGCGGAGCTCTTGTCATTGCTATAGTAACAGAAGGGGGATCTAGGATATCGTCTGCCCCTGGCTCCCAGCGGAGACGAAGGGGCACAGTCTGAGAGCTCTTTGGGGCCTGAGATTCTTCCTGCCCGCCAGATGCCTGACCTTCATGAAGGCCACTAAACCTCTGTCTCATCGGGTACCCCTTTTATTCCTATTCCTCCAGATCTCTTCTCCAGACCCTTGAGATCCTTTAGAACTCTCCAGTCTCTGAACCTTTGTCCACCAAATCCCTCAATGCAGATTCCTAAACCCCAGCCTTCAGGACCCCTGCCTCGGAATTTCTGCCCCTTAATGCCCCATGGGTCTTTCCTCTGAATCGCTTCCCTCCGGTTTCCTCCAGCCCTTGCCCGGTCAAATTCCACCACAACCCCCAGCTCCCCTCGGCGTCCCAAGTCTATGTCCCGCCAGATTCAAATTCTGGTCCCCCTAATTCCATCTCCAActctcgaactctggacttctgCCCAGCTGGTCCTTCAGGGTCctgtcctccctcccccccattccGACTCTCTGGCCCCGCCTTCCCAGTCTCAGCTCTAAATCCAAATAAGGTCACAGGAAGGGGCGGGGCCCAGAGCCCGGAGACCCGGTTCCTGCCTGGTCCTAAGGAGGGGCAGAGCCGGGCCCCTCTCTGGCTAGTTCCAACCAGCCCCGGCCACCGCCCCCGGACAGCCCCCCCTCCGCCCCCCGGGCCTCCAGCTTTGTCTTGCCCCACCCTGCCCAACCCAGCCAGGTCCTGTCCCCCTGCCCTGGGGCAGGATCCCAGGGGAGCCTAGCCGGGCTTGGGCTAGACTTCACCCCATCCTGGGGCGGAGGTTGGGATGAGTAGGAGGAAAGCAAAACAGCCAGAAGGGTAAGGTCCGGGGCGCTGGCGTAGCCAGGGAGCCTGGAGCCTTAGGTGGGAAAGAGGGACGAAGAGTGACAGTTCCCATTTCATAGAACAGCTGGAATTATTGTTTAGGGCTAAGATGGTGAGGCATCGTGTCAGACCAGAGGTGGAACTTCCCGGCTGTCAGGGTGTGTGTCTCTGGAACAAAAAGGAAGTCTCACTTCCCTTCCCAAGAGGCCCAGAGCTGCAGCCAGGGGATAACAGAGGTGACTTTGGAGGGAGCTGTCCAGCCCCCACCTTTCCCCAAGGAGTACCACTGCAAGGAAAGGAGCCTTGTCTCAGAGTCAGGGCGTGCACGTTTGCATTTTGGTCCCATTTCTGCCCCTTACTAGTATAAGACTgactccttcccctccctgggccttagtttcctcatttgtaaactgaagACTTTTATTAGATAATCTTTTTCTGATTACATACAGAAGCAAAAAtttggaagagaggaagacatAGCTAGAAAAAAGATAggcattgagaaaaaaaaacatagaaagtaAGAGGctgaaacagagagaaacaaactactagagacaaagacaaagaaaggaccagagagatagaaaaaaatgacagagacagagaaagatggagTTGGAGGGgcacaaagaaacagaaagacagatggaaagagaaaCTTTGAGGCAGGGATGCAGGCAGACAGAGGAGCCAACCAAAGAATTAAAGGCTAGGCAGGGGGTTGGTTAAGTGTGGGGTAAGAAaatgaaagaggggaaagagaaactgagactaagtGAGCAAGACATATACCTACAGAGCTGAAggcaagatgaaaaaaaaaaagacagataaagagaggAGTAAGTGAAGATGGTGGGGCAAGGAGGCAAGAGAAGGTACTGAAGAGGACCAGGAAGAGGACAAGAACTCTTATCTTCAACCCTGAATCCCCAA
This sequence is a window from Monodelphis domestica isolate mMonDom1 chromosome 3, mMonDom1.pri, whole genome shotgun sequence. Protein-coding genes within it:
- the PRDX2 gene encoding peroxiredoxin-2, producing the protein MSSGNAYIGKPAPDFHTTAVVDGAFKEVKLSDYEGKYLIIFFYPLDFTFVCPTEIIAFSDRVSDFHQLGCEVLGVSVDSQFTHLAWINTPRKEGGLGPLKIPLLADVTRNLARDYGVLKEDEGIAYRGLFIIDAKGIVRQITVNDLPVGRSVDETLRLVQAFQYTDEHGEVCPAGWKPGGDTIKPNVEDSKEYFSKNN
- the JUNB gene encoding transcription factor JunB is translated as MCTKMEQPFYHDDSYPAAAYGRGGPGALGLHDYKLLKQNLALNLAAATDPYRGLKAPGHGRGPGPEDAGGAYFSGPPPPPQNEAPAGSLKLASPELERLIAQNSNGLITTTPTPPGQYFYSRSVTEEQEGFADGFVKALDDLHKMNHVTPPNVSLSSSSGSSGTAGPPAPPSSVYGPSALGPEPPPVYTNLTSYSASGGSGGAGAGAAGGYPTATISYLPHGPPFPGGHPAAVGLSARAAGGAGPLAAFKEEPQTVPEARSRDGTPPVSPINMEDQERIKVERKRLRNRLAATKCRKRKLERIARLEDKVKTLKSENAGLSNTASLLREQVAQLKQKVLSHVNSGCQLLLAVKMQNF